The Prevotella sp. oral taxon 299 str. F0039 genome has a segment encoding these proteins:
- a CDS encoding endonuclease/exonuclease/phosphatase family protein: MNILNGIIIRGIAIANGAVVALMMITGYAYFFSPINHPLLSATGVLFPIFLALNILFLVFWALVKLKYCSIPILGLVLCYIPTHQYVPLNIQSNAPEGSLKVLSYNIQSFGYEPEDETRDEQNPIVQYIANSGADIVCLQEAPKWRIENEVVSTLNPIYPYQSEVAHETSGDVLALYSKYPIISTERIPFDSEINLSVAYRIKVDNDTILVVNNHLESNKMTKADKAGFKNMVKGNISNSGTKQESSLLLNKLALAAQKRAVQVKAVVSVLKKYENLPQIVCGDFNEWPNGYALNTLQKTLTNSFVETGNGAGWSYHRSGMYVRIDNILCSKQFKPYKAKVDSEIKTSDHYPIYCYLERIKEH, from the coding sequence ATGAACATACTAAATGGCATTATAATTCGTGGCATTGCCATAGCCAATGGGGCAGTTGTGGCATTGATGATGATAACGGGTTATGCTTATTTCTTTTCTCCAATCAATCACCCTTTGCTATCGGCAACAGGTGTGTTGTTTCCCATTTTCTTGGCATTGAACATCTTGTTTTTGGTGTTTTGGGCGTTGGTGAAACTTAAATATTGCTCCATTCCCATTCTAGGCTTGGTGCTTTGTTATATTCCAACCCATCAATATGTGCCGTTAAACATACAGAGCAACGCACCAGAAGGTAGCTTAAAAGTACTCTCTTACAACATTCAAAGCTTTGGTTATGAACCAGAAGACGAAACCAGAGATGAGCAAAACCCCATCGTTCAATATATAGCCAACAGTGGTGCCGACATCGTTTGCTTGCAAGAAGCCCCAAAATGGCGCATCGAAAACGAAGTGGTAAGCACCTTAAATCCCATTTATCCCTATCAAAGCGAAGTGGCTCACGAAACCAGTGGCGATGTTTTAGCACTTTATAGTAAATATCCCATTATCTCAACCGAACGTATTCCCTTCGACAGCGAGATCAATCTTAGCGTGGCATATCGCATTAAAGTGGATAATGACACCATATTGGTGGTGAACAATCACTTAGAATCAAACAAGATGACAAAGGCAGATAAGGCAGGATTCAAGAATATGGTGAAAGGCAATATATCGAATAGTGGAACAAAACAAGAAAGCAGTTTGTTGCTCAATAAGTTGGCACTTGCAGCCCAGAAAAGAGCCGTTCAGGTAAAAGCCGTAGTTAGTGTGCTCAAAAAATACGAGAATCTACCCCAAATTGTTTGTGGTGATTTTAATGAATGGCCTAATGGTTATGCCTTAAACACCTTGCAAAAGACGCTCACCAACAGCTTTGTAGAAACAGGAAACGGAGCTGGTTGGAGCTATCATCGCAGTGGAATGTATGTGCGAATTGATAACATCTTGTGTTCGAAACAATTCAAACCATATAAAGCAAAGGTAGATTCTGAAATCAAAACCAGCGATCACTATCCCATTTATTGCTATTTAGAACGTATAAAAGAACATTGA
- the secDF gene encoding protein translocase subunit SecDF, translated as MQNKGIVIVTAVLLTLASIFYLSFSFATRYYDSKAEAIKDPIAQQDYKDSVKYLGIYSYQKCLETQIGLGLDLKGGMNVILEISVPDVLETLADHKTDAFFVKAMEEAKKEEETSQGDFISLFVKSFKKNASGHRLAEIFATQQLQGKISPNSSDSEVEKVLREEVKNAIDNSFNVVRTRIDKFGVVQPNIQKLEGQEGRIMVEMPGIREPERVRKLLQGSANLEFWETFNSDEIVPYLVQLDQRLANGETTADTTAVADTAKVAKAAEPKLELNTNKKANAKLNVNDEAKIAEAKRAHPLLSMLQTTGNGALALVGFASVRDTAEINKAIYSATAKQVLPSDVKLMWSAKPEDGIKAKNIYGLYAIKVTTANGRAPLEGDVITDAKDQFNNLTGAPEVGMTMNTEGARRWAALTKANTGKAIAIVLDGVVYSAPRVNGEIDGGQSSISGSFTIEDTKDLANTLKSGRMPAPARIVQEEVVGPTLGAQSIQQGIVSFGIAFVILMIYMVVMYGFTPGMMANIALLVNLFFTLGILTSFQAALTLSGIAGMVLSLGTAVDANVLIYERTKEELKLGKDTRQAMSEGYRNAFSAIFDSNFTSIITGIILYVFGTGPIRGFATTLIIGIICSFFTAVYLTRLVFENKMNKGKWLNLTFTTGISRNLMTNTHVGFMSFYKKTFSVVGVIILAAIVSFAVRGLSRSIDFTGGRNYVITFERPVEPEQIRGIIANAFPGTTTGALALGTDHKTIRISTNYKIESNSPTVDDEAETILYKALKKAGFVSQPNVESFKNPDIREGGSIISSTKVGPSVAKDITHGAILSVVLALFAIFIYILIRFRNMAFSIGSTVALAVDTIIVLGVYSLCWGWMPFSLEIDQTFIGAILTVIGYSINDKVVVFDRIRENMQLHQKQDFKTLFNDSINQTLTRTINTSTSTLIVLLCIFFLGGESIRSFSFAMSLGVIVGTLSSIFVAAPIAFLTLGKQKGKRRASAEVVEA; from the coding sequence ATGCAAAACAAAGGAATTGTAATTGTAACAGCAGTCTTACTGACCCTTGCAAGTATCTTTTATTTGTCTTTTTCGTTTGCCACTCGTTACTATGATAGCAAGGCAGAAGCAATAAAAGATCCTATAGCTCAGCAAGATTATAAAGACTCTGTTAAGTATTTAGGTATCTATTCTTACCAAAAATGCTTAGAAACTCAAATCGGATTAGGTCTTGACCTTAAAGGAGGTATGAACGTAATTCTAGAGATTTCAGTACCAGATGTTCTTGAAACACTTGCAGACCACAAAACAGATGCTTTCTTTGTGAAGGCTATGGAAGAAGCAAAGAAAGAAGAAGAAACAAGCCAAGGCGATTTTATTTCGTTGTTTGTTAAGTCTTTTAAGAAGAATGCTTCAGGTCATCGTTTAGCCGAAATCTTTGCAACTCAACAGTTGCAAGGCAAAATTTCGCCTAATAGTAGCGATTCAGAAGTAGAGAAAGTGTTGAGAGAAGAAGTTAAAAATGCTATTGATAACTCTTTCAACGTAGTTCGTACACGTATCGACAAATTCGGTGTTGTACAGCCAAACATTCAGAAGTTAGAAGGACAAGAAGGCAGAATCATGGTAGAAATGCCTGGTATTCGTGAGCCAGAGCGTGTTCGTAAGCTTCTACAAGGAAGTGCAAACCTAGAGTTTTGGGAAACATTCAATTCCGACGAGATTGTTCCTTATCTTGTTCAGTTAGACCAACGCTTGGCAAATGGTGAAACAACAGCCGACACAACAGCCGTTGCCGACACTGCAAAGGTGGCTAAGGCAGCAGAACCAAAGCTAGAGTTGAACACCAACAAAAAAGCAAATGCTAAGCTAAACGTAAACGATGAGGCTAAGATAGCAGAAGCAAAACGTGCTCATCCATTGCTTTCAATGCTTCAAACAACAGGAAACGGAGCACTTGCTCTTGTAGGTTTTGCAAGCGTTCGTGATACAGCCGAAATCAACAAAGCCATCTATTCAGCAACAGCAAAACAAGTATTGCCTTCAGATGTGAAGCTTATGTGGAGTGCTAAGCCAGAAGATGGAATCAAAGCAAAGAACATCTATGGCTTATATGCTATCAAGGTGACCACAGCTAACGGTAGAGCACCACTCGAAGGTGATGTTATTACCGACGCAAAAGACCAATTTAACAACCTAACAGGTGCTCCTGAGGTAGGAATGACAATGAACACCGAAGGTGCAAGACGTTGGGCAGCTCTTACAAAGGCTAACACAGGCAAGGCAATTGCCATTGTTTTGGACGGAGTTGTTTACTCTGCGCCTCGTGTTAACGGCGAAATCGACGGCGGTCAATCATCAATTTCAGGTAGTTTCACCATCGAAGATACCAAAGACTTGGCTAATACACTTAAATCAGGACGTATGCCAGCACCAGCTCGCATTGTTCAAGAAGAAGTAGTAGGACCAACTCTTGGAGCACAATCAATTCAACAAGGAATCGTTTCATTCGGTATTGCTTTCGTAATCCTTATGATCTACATGGTAGTGATGTATGGTTTCACACCAGGTATGATGGCAAACATCGCTTTGTTGGTTAACTTATTCTTCACATTAGGTATTCTTACATCATTCCAAGCAGCCCTAACGCTATCGGGAATTGCAGGTATGGTGCTCTCACTCGGTACTGCAGTAGACGCCAACGTGTTGATATACGAACGTACAAAAGAAGAGTTGAAACTCGGAAAAGATACCCGTCAGGCCATGTCAGAAGGTTATCGAAATGCATTCTCAGCTATTTTCGACTCCAACTTCACATCAATCATCACAGGTATCATTCTTTATGTGTTCGGAACAGGACCTATTAGAGGATTTGCAACCACATTGATTATTGGTATTATCTGTTCATTCTTCACCGCAGTTTACTTGACACGTCTAGTGTTTGAAAATAAGATGAACAAAGGAAAGTGGTTAAATCTTACTTTCACAACAGGTATTTCAAGAAACCTAATGACCAACACTCATGTCGGTTTCATGAGCTTCTATAAGAAAACATTTAGCGTAGTAGGAGTGATTATCCTTGCTGCTATTGTAAGTTTTGCAGTGAGAGGTTTAAGTAGAAGTATCGACTTCACAGGTGGACGCAACTATGTTATCACCTTCGAACGCCCAGTTGAGCCAGAACAAATACGTGGAATCATTGCCAACGCATTCCCAGGCACAACCACTGGCGCACTTGCACTAGGTACCGACCACAAAACAATAAGAATTTCAACCAACTATAAGATCGAATCTAACAGTCCAACTGTAGACGACGAGGCTGAAACCATCTTATACAAGGCATTGAAGAAAGCTGGATTTGTTTCTCAACCAAATGTTGAATCATTCAAGAATCCAGACATTAGAGAAGGTGGTTCTATCATCAGTAGTACTAAAGTAGGACCATCAGTGGCTAAGGATATCACCCACGGAGCCATTCTAAGTGTTGTTCTTGCATTGTTTGCAATATTCATCTACATCCTTATCCGTTTCCGCAACATGGCGTTCTCAATTGGTTCAACCGTTGCACTTGCGGTAGACACCATCATCGTATTAGGCGTATATAGCCTATGCTGGGGTTGGATGCCATTCTCACTCGAAATCGATCAAACCTTCATCGGAGCTATTCTAACCGTTATTGGTTATTCAATCAACGACAAGGTGGTAGTATTCGACCGTATTCGTGAGAACATGCAACTACATCAAAAGCAAGATTTCAAAACATTGTTCAACGACAGTATCAACCAAACCCTAACCAGAACCATCAACACATCAACTTCAACCTTAATTGTGTTGTTGTGTATCTTCTTCTTAGGTGGCGAAAGTATCCGCAGTTTCTCATTCGCAATGAGTCTCGGTGTCATCGTTGGTACACTATCATCTATCTTCGTTGCAGCACCTATTGCCTTCCTAACACTTGGTAAGCAAAAAGGAAAAAGACGTGCATCTGCAGAAGTAGTTGAAGCATAA